A stretch of Heterodontus francisci isolate sHetFra1 chromosome 1, sHetFra1.hap1, whole genome shotgun sequence DNA encodes these proteins:
- the LOC137362929 gene encoding proteoglycan 4-like → PPPAPLAPPPPAPLAPPPPAPLAPPPPAPLAPPPPAPLAPPPPAPLAPPPPAPLAPPPPAPLAPPPPAPLAPPPPAPLAPPPPAPLAPPPPAPLAPPPPAPLAPPPPAPLAPPPPAPLAPPPPAPLAPPPPAPLAPPPPAPLAPPPPAPLAPPPPAPLAPPPPAPLAPPPPAPLAPPPPAPLAPPPPAPLAPPPPAPLAPPPPAPLAPPPPAPLAPPPPAPLAPPPPAPLAPPPPAPLAPPPPAPLAPPPPAPLAPPPPAPLAPPPPAPLAPPPPAPLAPPPPAPLAPPPPAPLASCPSCPPPPAPLAPPPPAPLAPPPPAPLAPPPPAPLAPPPPAPLAPPPPAPLAPPPPAPLAPPPPAPLAPPPPAPLAPPPPAPLAPPPPAPLAPPPPAPLAPPPPEKYPK, encoded by the exons ccgcctcctgcccctcttgcccccccgcctcctgcccctcttgcccccccgcctcctgcccctcttgcccccccgcctcctgcccctcttgcccccccgcctcctgcccctcttgcccccccgcctcctgcccctcttgcccccccgcctcctgcccctcttgcccccccgcctcctgcccctcttgcccccccgcctcctgcccctcttgcccctccgcctcctgcccctcttgcccccccgcctcctgcccctcttgcccccccgcctcctgcccctcttgcccccccgcctcctgcccctcttgcccccccgcctcctgcccctcttgcccccccgcctcctgcccctcttgcccccccgcctcctgcccctcttgcccccccgcctcctgcccctcttgcccccccgcctcctgcccctcttgcccccccgcctcctgcccctcttgcccccccgcctcctgcccctcttgcccccccgcctcctgcccctcttgcccccccgcctcctgcccctcttgcccccccgcctcctgcccctcttgcccccccgcctcctgcccctcttgcccccccgcctcctgcccctcttgcccccccgcctcctgcccctcttgcccccccgcctcctgcccctcttgcccccccgcctcctgcccctcttgcccccccgcctcctgcccctcttgcccccccgcctcctgcccctcttgcccccccgcctcctgcccctcttgcccccccgcctcctgcccctcttgcccccccgcctcctgcccctcttgcccccccgcctcctgcccctcttgcccccccgcctcctgcccctcttgcccccccgcctcctgcccctcttgcccccccgcctcctgcccctcttgcctcctgcccctcttgccccccgcctcctgcccctcttgcccccccgcctcctgcccctcttgcccccccgcctcctgcccctcttgcccctccgcctcctgcccctcttgcccccccgcctcctgcccctcttgcccccccgcctcctgcccctcttgcccccccgcctcctgcccctcttgcccccccgcctcctgcccctcttgcccccccgcctcctgcccctcttgcccccccgcctcctgcccctcttgcccccccgcctcctgcccctcttgcccccccgcctcctgcccctcttgcccccccgcctcct GAAAAATACCCCAAATAA